CCAATCTCTTCTAACAGGTCGACCATTCTCATGGGTTTCTCCTGTAATATCCCCATATAAAACAAAGGTCTTTACTTTACCTCCTTGTTTTCCAATAAGGGACTCTTTAATTCCAGCATGAGCTAATACCAATTTACCTTCATCTAGAATTTTATAAAGCGGAGCCTTTTCATATAGCTCCATAAATTTATTCTTCATTTTATTTTGGTCCGTTTTAGGTAGTGCATCATATTCTGCAACCGTTGTTTCAAGCCCATGAGTAATTTGTACTTTATTCCCTAAGAAGAATCGATACAGTTTATTACAATGGTTCCCAGGGACATAATGTGCTTGGTCTAAGGTGCAAACTAAAGTGTATACAACATCAATCACTGTTAATGAATCGGGGCCACGATCTGTTAAATCCCCTATAAAAGCCAACTGTCTCCCTTTCGGATGTACAGGTACTCCTGTATCCCAAGAATAGCCCAGCTTCTTTGTCAAGCTTTCAAATTCATGAAAGCAACCATGAATATCACCGATTATATCTAGCATCATACATTACCCTCCTCTTACTATCATGCAGTATTAAAGCTGTAATTTATACCGTTTAGTTTATTAGAAAAGAGGGAACATACGAAAATGAAAAAGTAATGAGACTGTTAGTTTGGAAATAAGAGTATGAAAAACAACTCTATTTTCATGAAAAACATAACTTAAACAAAGAATAAATATATAAGCAGAAGTAAAGACAATCCCAACAATTTCTGCTAGTATAGTGGGGATTCATTTTCGTGCTACCGATCATTCCCTGATTTTTTTTAAGGAGGGAGATATATGGCAGGATCATCAACAGAAGAAAAATATAATGAGATTGCAAAACCAGCCTTACTAGAGGCCATACATACAGATGATGTTGTTCGTTTTAGAGAAGAGTTCCTGGCTCTCCATCCTTATGATCAAGCTAGTTTCTTTTCTGATATTGAAGATGAAGACAGAAGGAAAGTATATTTATATCTCTCTCCAGCTGAAATGGCAGAGCTTTTTGAAAATATTGGACTGGAAAAAGATCAAGTCCAAGTCTATGTTTCTGAAATGGACCCGACCTATGCAGCAGACATGTTTGCGAACATGTATGCTGATGATGCGGTAGATGTTTTAAATGAACTTGAAAAAGATCAGGTCACTCGATTTTTAAACATAATGGACCAAGATGCAGCAAGTGAGATTAAGGATCTCCTCCATTATGAGGAATATACAGCTGGTAGTATCATGACTACTGAGTATATCAGTATTGCCGCAAACCAGACCGTCCGTTCAGCCATGTATATACTTAAAAGTGAAGCTCCTACAGCAGAGACTATTTATTATGTGTACGTTGTAGATGAAGATGAGAAATTAGTAGGGGTCATCTCGTTAAGGGATTTAATCATTAGCGATGATGATACGATGATTTCCGATATAATGTATGATCGAATCGTTTCGGTTAAGGTAACGGAAGACCAAGAACAAGTTGCTAGAATGATGAAGGACTACGACTTTTTGGCGCTGCCCGTAGTGGATGATGCAGTCAGACTAGTCGGTATTATTACAGTTGATGATATTATTGATGTTTTAGAAGAAGAGGCGTCTGATGATTACTCCAAACTAGCTGCTGTAACAGATATGGATCAATTAGATATGACACCCTTTTCTGCTGCCAAAAAAAGACTTCCCTGGCTTGTGATTTTATTGTTTTTAGGTATGATGACGGCAAGTTTAATTGGAGTGTTTGAAGAAACTTTAGAACAGGTTGCCATACTCGCTATTTTTATTCCCTTAATTGCTGGGATGGCTGGAAATTCGGGGACACAAGCATTAGCGGTTGCTGTAAGAGGAATTGCAACCGGTGAGGTTCAAAAAGAATCCGTAAAAAAGCTTATTTATAGAGAAGCAGGAACGGGACTAATTACCGGAATTAGTTGTGGAATAATCGTAATGGTTCTAGTTTCAATTTGGCATAATAATGTATATTTAGGTATTCTTGTTGGGGCATCAATTATGGGGGCACTCTTTGTTGCAACCTTAGCAGGCTCATTTGTACCGTTGATTATGCATCGGTATAAGATTGACCCAGCTGTCGCTTCAGGACCCTTTATTACAACCATCAATGACCTAATTAGCATTTTAATTTACTTTGGTCTAGCAACGGTGTTTATGAATCATTTACTTTGAGGTATAAGGGGGAATAAGGATGGAACATGGAGCCTCAGTAACATCCCTTGTTATTGTAATAGTGGCTGCTTTTTTAACACCTATTCTATTACATAGATTTAAACTTAATATTATTCCGGTAGTTGTAGCTGAAATCCTTGTAGGCTTAATTATCGGTGAAAGTGGTTTTAATATTGTAAAACCTGATGAGTGGCTTGAGACACTATCAACATTAGGCTTTATTTTTCTTATGTTCTTAAGTGGATTGGAAATTGATTTTTCAGCTTTTAAATCAAGCAATAAGAAAGAGACATTGCCGTCAGGGAAGACAGAACCAAATGGCTTCTTAGTAGCTTCTATCGTCTTCCTAGGCATTTTTGCCCTTTCAATCGGATTATCTTATTTATTTGTACTCTTAGGCTTTATTGACAATGTATTTCTTATGACACTAATAATATCTACAATCTCGTTGGGGGTAGTGTTACCAACCCTTAAAGAAGCCAATATGTCGAAGACTCGAATAGGTCAAATTATCCTACTTATTGCTGTAATAGCAGACTTAGTTACCATGATTTTACTTGCTATCTTTGTATCAATCTATGATCCAAATGGTGCAGGTAATATGTGGCTATTACTTATCTTATTTGTGGCGGGAGTAGGACTCTACTTTATAGCCAGGGTATTTAAAAATAGTAATATTATTTCAGGACTCTCTAAGGGGACAACTCAAATTGGTACGAGGGCAGTATTTGCACTCATTATCTTGTTGGTTGCTATTTCTGAAACGGTAGGCGCTGAAAATATTCTGGGTGCTTTCTTAGCAGGGACGTTGGTTTCGTTGTTAGCCCCAGACCAAGATTTAATACACAAGCTTGATTCATTTGGGTATGGATTTTTAATTCCAATATTCTTCGTAATGGTCGGAGTTGAATTAGATGTTTGGGCATTATTAAGTGACCCAATGCTACTTGCTCTTATCCCGTTACTTTTAATTGCCTTACTTATTTCAAAAGTTCTACCTGTATACTTGTTAAAGATATGGTGGGATCATAAAACGGTTGTAGCTTCGGCCTTTCTTTTAACATCCACCCTTTCGTTAGTGATTGCAGGGGCAACCATTGGTGAAAGAATTGGGGTTATTACGCACGAGATGAGTGGAACGCTTATCTTAGTTGCTGTTATCACATCTGTATTTACTCCCATTGTATTTAAGAAGCTATTTCCATCTCATGTTGCTCAGCCAAAGAAACTACAAGTGGCTATTATTGGAGCGAATCAATTAACGCTGCCTGTTTCTAGGGAGTTAAAATCTTCTTTATATGAACCCGTGCTATATCATACCAAGCAAGATAAATCTGAAAAAAGAACATCGGATTCACTATTTGATATTAAAGAAATTGAGAACTTTGAACCAGAAACCTTAAAGCAAGAAGGAATCTTTGAAAGTGATATCGTTATCTTCAGTACTGGAGATGAGAACCAAAATGAAATTCTTTCAATTTCGGCAAAGGATCATGGAGTGGGTCGAGTAATCGCGAGGGCAGAATCTCCTGAAAGGGATAATCGATTAAAAGAACAGGGAATAGAAGTATTTTCTACTCTAACTTCACAAAAAGTACTATTGCGAGCCCTTATTGAGTCACCAAGTGTTCTTAGTATCTTATCGAATGTTGAGACATCACTTTATGAAATTAGAATGAGAAACGACCAATATGATGGAATGTCAATTAGGAGGTTCCCGTTTACAGGAGATGTTATCTTTGTTCGGATATTTAGGAAGAATGAATCCATAGTTCCTCATGGAGATACAGAGTTAAAACTAGGTGATCGACTCATCGTGACTGGATCAAAGGAATACGTAGATGAGCTGAAACAAGAGTTAGAATTCTAGAAAGAAAAAAAGACCGCTAAGCCAGCGGTCTTTTTTCTATACATTACCCAACAATATTATATCCAGAATCGACGTAAATGACTTCACCTGTAACCCCACGAGACAAGTTACTTAGTAAAGCAAGAGTCATGTCCCCAACCTCTTCTTGAGTGACATTTTTCTTTAGTGGAGCCTTTTCCTCAATTGTCTTCAGAATATCGTTAAATCCAGGAACTCCTTTTGCAGCCAGTGTACGGATTGGGCCAGCGGAAATAGCATTTACACGAACATTTTGTGCGCCCATATCTACCGTTAAGTACCTCATGCTAGCTTCAAGCGCTGCCTTAGCCACACCCATTACGTTATAACCCGGAACGACACGTTCTGCTCCAAGATAGCTCATCGTTACAACTGATCCACCCTCGGTCATAAATGGTTTTGCGGCCTTAGATACAGCAACTAAAGAGTAAGCGCTGGTATCGGCAGCAAAAGCAAATCCTTCTCTCGATGTATCGACAAAGTCACCTTTTAAATCCTCCGCATGAGCAAATGCAACAGAGTGAACGACACCATGAATAACGCCAACTTTTTCACCAATCTCATTAAATGCATTATGAATACTTTCATCACTATTCACATCACATTGTGCGATATGTGTAGCAGAGAAATCATACTTTTCGAGAAGCTGAGTTAGCTTGCCAAGTGAACGCTCTAATCGATATGTAAAGATTAAATTGGCACCTGCTTTTTGTAATGACTTTGTTATGCCCCATGCAATACTTCGTTCATTGGCCACTCCCATTATAACTATGTTTTTCCCTTTTAATTGTAATAAATCTTCCATTTCGTCCTCCATTTAAGTAGGTATTGTTGTCATTCTTACTTTTATTATACCTGGTTTTAGTAGCTGTTACCATATCTTAATCATAGTCTATCCAAAAGTGTGAATCAACTAGCAGCATTAATTAACGTTTAATTTATGTACATCTTATCTGACACATTCATATATATAAAGGGATGGGAGGATGAAAAATGGACGTGCCTTCAATATTTCATTTTATACTTCTGACTTTAGCCAGTTTTCGTTTAACAAGACTCATTGTTTTTGACAAGATTACAGAATGGATCAGACGCCCTTTTTTTATCGAATGGACTGAGGAAAATGAAAATGGGGAGCCAGAAACATACATTAAACCGAAGGATTCTGGTATTAAAAGCTGGATTGGTGAACTGTTAAGTTGTTATTGGTGTACAGGGATTTGGAGTGCAATTGGATTATATATAGGCTATTTTTACATTCCAGCCGTTTTTTCACATGTCATTATTATTTTAGCAATTGCTGGAGTTGCCGCCTTGATTGAAACAATGGTCCATTTCTTTCAGGCGAATCAGTAGATAGTAGGCTTCAATGGAGACAAAAAAATACCTCAGACATATTATAGTATGAAAGCTACAGGGAGGTAGTGATTATGTTAAAACCAAAGAGTTCTATGATTAAGCCCGTTGCAACGGTAAAAGGGACCAAAAAAAATTGTGGGTGCGGTAAGAAGAAAAAAGCAACCGTGCAAAATCTTAAAAAGTGGTAACTGTCAGCTATGGCTGGCAGTTATTTTTTTGTTAGTTTTCGAATCGGTGAGGTCTCTTTACCAAATATTACTTTGAAAGTTTCTCATATTTTAACGGTGTTCAGATGAAAATAAGGTAGAAAAAGGTCTATAAAAAAGGATGACTAAAATATGAACAGAAATTGGTTAGGTTTTACACTAATTGCTTTCGTTTTGGCCTCATTAACGGGTTGTGCTTTCGAGTCACCACAGGAACCTGATGAAAAATGGGCATTGATTCGAACAATTGATCCGACCGCACAAAGTATAGACCATCATTATGCTTCTGTAGCGGAGATGGTCGAGAAGGATATCGAAAAGTATGAAGCCATTTACGATGTAATGGTGATAAAAGGGGATAAGGAGATCCTAGTTGCATACAAAGTAAAACACTTTGAAAGATACCACATGAAAAAGATTGAAAAAGATCTAGAAAAAATGTTAGAGGATCATTATCCTGATGAGAACTTTACACTTTCGAGCGATTATAAAATTTTCTTAGAAGCAGTCAAATTGAAAAATAAAATGAAAGATCCTTCTTTTTCCGAAGAACAGGCTGAAAAGAAGTTTCATGAAATCCTAAAATTACAGAAAGAACTAACGTAAAGAGGTGTTCCTAAGAATGGGTAAAAAAAATCAAATGACACCAGAGCAGCAACAATATCAGCAGCTAGAACAGAAGCATGAATGGAAAAGACCTGTTCTTAAAAATTGTATAAAAGCCTTCTGGGTGGGTGGCCTAATCTGTACAATCGGACAGGCTATTACTTATTTCTATATTTATTTCTTCCGATTTACTGAACAAACTGCGGGAAATCCAACGGTAGCAACCATGGTTTTTTTGTCCATGTTGTTAACCGGGTTTGGTGTATATGATCGATTAGGACAATATGCAGGGGCAGGAAGTGCGGTTCCAGTATCTGGATTTGGTAATGCCGTTATCTCTGCTGCGATTGAACATCGTACTGAGGGATTCGTGCTTGGTGTTGGATCCAATATGTTTAAATTAGCTGGTTCTGTCATATTGTTTGGTGTTTTTAGTGCGTTTGTGGTTGCACTCATAAAAACCCTTTTAATGGAATGGGGGATCATTTAAATGCTACAGGGAAAAAGCTCCTGGGTTTTTCAAAACCGCCCAGCCATTGCAGCAACAGGTGTAACAGGGGGCCCATTTGAAGCCAACGGTCCCCTGAAAGAGGATTTTGATATTTTACATAAGGATTTATGGATGGGAGAAGATTCTTATGAAAAGGCTCAACGCTTATTACTTGAGGAAGCCATTGACAGTGCACTTGGAAAAATAAACCTTAAACCTAAGGATATTCAATTTTTATTAGCAGGTGATTTAATAAACCAAATTACTCCAACTAGTTTCGCTGCCCGGACACAAAGTATTCCGTACTTTGGTTTGTTTGGCGCATGCTCAACTTCGATGGAAGGCCTTGCCCTATCAGGCTTTATTGTTAATTATCAAGGTGCTCAATATGTCGTAACAGGAGCTTCCAGTCATAATGCAGCGACAGAAAAACAATTCAGATATCCTACAGAATATGGGGGACAAAAGCCTCCGACTGCACAATGGACAGCTACTGGAGCCGGTGTTGGGGTTGTAACAAGACGAAATAATGTACAAGGACCAGCTCCCGTTCTTACTTCTGCGACAATAGGAAAGGTTGTGGATATGGGACTAACGGATCCTTTTAATATGGGAGGAGCAATGGCACCAGCCGCAGCCGATACGATCGTGACACATCTACAAGACCTGCAGATAGATCCTTCTTATTACGATGCCATCATAACAGGAGATTTAGCGCAGATTGGAAGAGAAACTTTGATTGACTTATTAAAGAACCAACATGGCTTAAAAATCCAAGACGATCACATCCAAGATTGTGGAATCAAGTTATACAATCCTGACCAGCCAGTTCAAGCTGGAGGAAGTGGAGCAGGATGTTCAGCAATCGTTCTTTATGGTCATATTTTAAATGAAATGAAAAAAGGTAGATACAAACGGATTTTGTTGGTGGCAACAGGAGCTCTACTATCCCCATTAACCGTTCAACAAAAAGAATCGATTCCTTGTATTGCACATGCGGTAGCAATAGAATATGACCCAAATTCGTAAAGGTGGTGTGAGTAATGCTTGCAATGTTTTT
The sequence above is drawn from the Bacillus carboniphilus genome and encodes:
- the prpE gene encoding bis(5'-nucleosyl)-tetraphosphatase PrpE; this translates as MMLDIIGDIHGCFHEFESLTKKLGYSWDTGVPVHPKGRQLAFIGDLTDRGPDSLTVIDVVYTLVCTLDQAHYVPGNHCNKLYRFFLGNKVQITHGLETTVAEYDALPKTDQNKMKNKFMELYEKAPLYKILDEGKLVLAHAGIKESLIGKQGGKVKTFVLYGDITGETHENGRPVRRDWAKDYKGDAVIVYGHTPLKEVRHINKTYNIDTGAVFGNKLSCLRYPEMEIVDVESSLPFDEERFRS
- the mgtE gene encoding magnesium transporter, with product MAGSSTEEKYNEIAKPALLEAIHTDDVVRFREEFLALHPYDQASFFSDIEDEDRRKVYLYLSPAEMAELFENIGLEKDQVQVYVSEMDPTYAADMFANMYADDAVDVLNELEKDQVTRFLNIMDQDAASEIKDLLHYEEYTAGSIMTTEYISIAANQTVRSAMYILKSEAPTAETIYYVYVVDEDEKLVGVISLRDLIISDDDTMISDIMYDRIVSVKVTEDQEQVARMMKDYDFLALPVVDDAVRLVGIITVDDIIDVLEEEASDDYSKLAAVTDMDQLDMTPFSAAKKRLPWLVILLFLGMMTASLIGVFEETLEQVAILAIFIPLIAGMAGNSGTQALAVAVRGIATGEVQKESVKKLIYREAGTGLITGISCGIIVMVLVSIWHNNVYLGILVGASIMGALFVATLAGSFVPLIMHRYKIDPAVASGPFITTINDLISILIYFGLATVFMNHLL
- a CDS encoding monovalent cation:proton antiporter family protein, producing MEHGASVTSLVIVIVAAFLTPILLHRFKLNIIPVVVAEILVGLIIGESGFNIVKPDEWLETLSTLGFIFLMFLSGLEIDFSAFKSSNKKETLPSGKTEPNGFLVASIVFLGIFALSIGLSYLFVLLGFIDNVFLMTLIISTISLGVVLPTLKEANMSKTRIGQIILLIAVIADLVTMILLAIFVSIYDPNGAGNMWLLLILFVAGVGLYFIARVFKNSNIISGLSKGTTQIGTRAVFALIILLVAISETVGAENILGAFLAGTLVSLLAPDQDLIHKLDSFGYGFLIPIFFVMVGVELDVWALLSDPMLLALIPLLLIALLISKVLPVYLLKIWWDHKTVVASAFLLTSTLSLVIAGATIGERIGVITHEMSGTLILVAVITSVFTPIVFKKLFPSHVAQPKKLQVAIIGANQLTLPVSRELKSSLYEPVLYHTKQDKSEKRTSDSLFDIKEIENFEPETLKQEGIFESDIVIFSTGDENQNEILSISAKDHGVGRVIARAESPERDNRLKEQGIEVFSTLTSQKVLLRALIESPSVLSILSNVETSLYEIRMRNDQYDGMSIRRFPFTGDVIFVRIFRKNESIVPHGDTELKLGDRLIVTGSKEYVDELKQELEF
- the fabI gene encoding enoyl-ACP reductase FabI yields the protein MEDLLQLKGKNIVIMGVANERSIAWGITKSLQKAGANLIFTYRLERSLGKLTQLLEKYDFSATHIAQCDVNSDESIHNAFNEIGEKVGVIHGVVHSVAFAHAEDLKGDFVDTSREGFAFAADTSAYSLVAVSKAAKPFMTEGGSVVTMSYLGAERVVPGYNVMGVAKAALEASMRYLTVDMGAQNVRVNAISAGPIRTLAAKGVPGFNDILKTIEEKAPLKKNVTQEEVGDMTLALLSNLSRGVTGEVIYVDSGYNIVG
- a CDS encoding DUF1360 domain-containing protein, which gives rise to MDVPSIFHFILLTLASFRLTRLIVFDKITEWIRRPFFIEWTEENENGEPETYIKPKDSGIKSWIGELLSCYWCTGIWSAIGLYIGYFYIPAVFSHVIIILAIAGVAALIETMVHFFQANQ
- a CDS encoding sporulation protein; the encoded protein is MNRNWLGFTLIAFVLASLTGCAFESPQEPDEKWALIRTIDPTAQSIDHHYASVAEMVEKDIEKYEAIYDVMVIKGDKEILVAYKVKHFERYHMKKIEKDLEKMLEDHYPDENFTLSSDYKIFLEAVKLKNKMKDPSFSEEQAEKKFHEILKLQKELT
- the spoVAC gene encoding stage V sporulation protein AC — its product is MGKKNQMTPEQQQYQQLEQKHEWKRPVLKNCIKAFWVGGLICTIGQAITYFYIYFFRFTEQTAGNPTVATMVFLSMLLTGFGVYDRLGQYAGAGSAVPVSGFGNAVISAAIEHRTEGFVLGVGSNMFKLAGSVILFGVFSAFVVALIKTLLMEWGII
- the spoVAD gene encoding stage V sporulation protein AD — protein: MLQGKSSWVFQNRPAIAATGVTGGPFEANGPLKEDFDILHKDLWMGEDSYEKAQRLLLEEAIDSALGKINLKPKDIQFLLAGDLINQITPTSFAARTQSIPYFGLFGACSTSMEGLALSGFIVNYQGAQYVVTGASSHNAATEKQFRYPTEYGGQKPPTAQWTATGAGVGVVTRRNNVQGPAPVLTSATIGKVVDMGLTDPFNMGGAMAPAAADTIVTHLQDLQIDPSYYDAIITGDLAQIGRETLIDLLKNQHGLKIQDDHIQDCGIKLYNPDQPVQAGGSGAGCSAIVLYGHILNEMKKGRYKRILLVATGALLSPLTVQQKESIPCIAHAVAIEYDPNS